A single region of the Acuticoccus sediminis genome encodes:
- a CDS encoding hydantoinase/oxoprolinase family protein: MMRSGDLLLGIDIGGTFTDIVALDTATGQRWSTKTPTTPHDQSEGFIAGVDKILDTIGERRPIAQILHGTTVATNAILEGKGGTAALITSEGFRHVLEIGRHDIPRKANMFSWVKPARPVPAKRIVEVAGRIDVDGAEHVPLDEAAVRAAAEAFAAEGLDTIAVCLIHAYANPAHERRVAEIVREVIPDALISLSSDVLPVFREYERSMVTILNAYVMPPVSRYVGRLGARIAETGATRSLLLMNSGGGVMSAATAGSEPVQTALSGPAAGALGAAATGLAAGRPDVISIDIGGTSADVTLIKDGRPTITKRGTIGEWPVHTPMVDMVTIGAGGGSIARVTDGGSLTVGPESAGAVPGPACYGRGGTLPTVSDAHLVLGRLCPHLLDDAMALDVEAARRAVHDHVAAPLGLTVERAAEGILEVINNAMVGAIRLVSVERGLDPRDFALLAFGGAGPLHGPALARLLGMSSVIVPPNPGVLSAVGLTVADLRNDFSLTCVERGPDHDLARLAATFAGLEDKARSWLASEGIAEGASRTEWEASLRYRHQGFELAIPWPGHEVGAATLAKLFEAFHQTHERLYTFAQRDTPVEIVTLSVTAHGRLDRPEVATPAGVREGDPIVARQPLWSGGRFVDCPVYDRARLAAGTRVEGPAILRQLDTTTVIEAGQSASIHPSGSAIVTV, from the coding sequence ATGATGCGCTCCGGCGATCTCCTCCTCGGCATCGACATCGGCGGCACCTTCACCGACATCGTCGCCCTCGACACCGCCACCGGCCAGCGCTGGTCCACCAAGACGCCGACGACGCCGCACGACCAGTCGGAGGGTTTCATCGCCGGGGTCGACAAGATCCTCGACACCATCGGCGAGCGGCGGCCCATCGCGCAGATCCTGCACGGGACCACCGTCGCGACCAATGCGATCCTGGAGGGCAAGGGCGGCACGGCGGCGCTAATCACCAGCGAGGGTTTCCGCCACGTCCTGGAGATCGGCCGGCACGACATCCCGCGCAAGGCGAACATGTTCTCCTGGGTGAAGCCGGCGCGGCCGGTGCCCGCGAAGCGCATCGTCGAGGTCGCCGGGCGGATCGACGTCGACGGCGCGGAGCACGTCCCCCTCGACGAGGCGGCCGTGCGCGCCGCGGCGGAGGCCTTCGCCGCGGAGGGGCTCGACACCATCGCCGTCTGCCTCATCCACGCCTACGCCAACCCCGCGCACGAGCGCCGCGTCGCCGAGATCGTGCGCGAGGTGATCCCGGACGCGCTGATCTCGCTGTCCAGCGACGTGCTCCCGGTCTTCCGCGAGTACGAGCGGTCGATGGTGACGATCCTCAACGCCTACGTCATGCCGCCGGTGTCGCGCTATGTCGGCCGCCTCGGCGCGCGGATCGCCGAGACGGGGGCGACGCGCTCCCTCCTCCTCATGAATTCGGGCGGCGGCGTCATGAGCGCGGCGACCGCCGGCAGCGAGCCGGTGCAGACCGCGCTCTCGGGCCCCGCCGCCGGGGCGCTCGGCGCCGCCGCGACCGGACTCGCGGCGGGCCGGCCCGACGTCATCTCCATCGACATCGGCGGCACCTCGGCGGACGTCACCCTCATCAAGGACGGGCGCCCAACGATCACCAAGCGCGGCACGATCGGCGAGTGGCCGGTGCACACGCCGATGGTGGACATGGTCACCATCGGCGCCGGCGGCGGCTCGATCGCCCGCGTCACGGACGGCGGCAGCCTCACGGTCGGGCCAGAGAGCGCGGGCGCGGTGCCGGGCCCGGCCTGCTACGGCCGCGGCGGCACGCTGCCGACGGTGAGCGACGCGCACCTCGTCCTCGGCCGCCTCTGCCCGCACCTCCTCGACGATGCGATGGCCCTCGACGTCGAGGCGGCCCGGCGCGCCGTCCACGACCATGTCGCCGCCCCGCTCGGCCTCACCGTGGAGCGCGCGGCGGAGGGGATCCTCGAGGTCATCAACAACGCCATGGTCGGCGCGATCCGCCTCGTCTCCGTCGAGCGCGGGCTCGACCCGCGCGACTTCGCCCTCCTCGCCTTCGGCGGCGCGGGACCGCTGCACGGACCGGCGCTGGCGCGGCTCCTCGGCATGTCGTCCGTCATCGTCCCGCCGAACCCGGGCGTGCTGTCGGCGGTCGGCCTGACGGTCGCGGACCTGCGCAACGACTTCTCGCTCACCTGCGTGGAGCGCGGGCCGGACCACGACCTCGCCCGCCTCGCGGCCACCTTCGCCGGCCTCGAGGACAAGGCGCGGTCCTGGCTCGCCAGCGAGGGCATCGCCGAGGGCGCGAGCCGCACCGAGTGGGAGGCGAGCCTGCGCTATCGCCACCAGGGTTTCGAGCTCGCGATCCCCTGGCCCGGCCACGAGGTCGGCGCCGCCACGCTCGCGAAGCTCTTCGAAGCGTTCCACCAGACCCACGAGCGGCTCTACACCTTCGCCCAGCGCGACACGCCGGTGGAGATCGTCACCCTCTCGGTGACCGCGCACGGCCGGCTCGACCGCCCCGAGGTGGCGACTCCGGCGGGCGTGCGCGAGGGCGACCCCATCGTCGCCCGGCAGCCGCTGTGGAGCGGCGGCCGGTTCGTCGATTGCCCCGTCTACGACCGCGCGCGTCTCGCCGCCGGCACCCGCGTCGAGGGTCCCGCCATCCTGCGCCAGCTCGACACGACCACGGTCATCGAGGCGGGGCAGAGCGCGTCCATCCATCCGTCCGGCAGCGCGATCGTGACGGTCTGA
- a CDS encoding ABC transporter substrate-binding protein produces MIMRPLGLAVMALAFGVAPLAAQEQVKLGVLNDQSSLYSDLTGSGSVTAARFAVEDFGGEVLGKPIEIVTADHQNKPDVGSTIARRWIDQEGVTAIVDVPASSVAFAVQEVTRDAGVPFLISGAASSGLTGEACSPTTVHWTYDTYALAAGAARGVVQDGGKKWFFITQDNQFGHALEADISRFVKEAGGDVVGSVRHPLQTTDFSAYLLQAQAAGPDVVALANAGSDFTNALKQAAEFQLTQEGIRMVGTSVTINDIHSLGPKTAQGVQFAAPFYWDMTDETRAFSERFAEVEGKMPNHIHAGVYGVVKHYLEAVEKAGTTDGLKVVEAMKSMPINDFFTHDGSIRPDGRVLREFYLMSVKTPEQSTGDWDLVNVLSTIAPENAALPLSESKCPLVANKS; encoded by the coding sequence ATGATCATGCGACCCCTCGGCCTGGCCGTCATGGCACTGGCGTTCGGCGTGGCGCCGCTCGCCGCGCAGGAGCAGGTGAAGCTCGGCGTGCTGAACGACCAGTCCTCGCTCTACTCCGACCTGACCGGCTCCGGCTCCGTCACCGCGGCACGCTTCGCGGTCGAGGACTTCGGCGGCGAGGTCCTCGGCAAGCCGATCGAGATCGTGACCGCCGACCACCAGAACAAGCCGGACGTCGGTTCCACCATCGCCCGCCGGTGGATCGACCAGGAGGGCGTCACGGCGATCGTCGACGTCCCGGCCTCCTCGGTCGCTTTCGCCGTGCAGGAGGTGACGCGCGACGCGGGGGTGCCGTTCCTCATCTCAGGCGCCGCCTCGTCGGGCCTGACGGGCGAGGCGTGCTCGCCGACCACCGTCCACTGGACCTACGACACCTACGCCCTCGCTGCCGGCGCGGCGCGCGGCGTCGTCCAGGACGGCGGCAAGAAGTGGTTCTTCATCACCCAGGACAACCAGTTCGGCCACGCCCTCGAAGCCGACATCAGCCGTTTCGTGAAGGAGGCCGGGGGCGATGTGGTCGGCAGCGTGCGCCATCCGCTGCAGACGACCGACTTCTCCGCCTACCTCCTCCAGGCGCAGGCCGCGGGCCCGGATGTGGTCGCCCTCGCCAATGCCGGCAGCGACTTCACCAACGCGCTGAAGCAGGCGGCCGAGTTCCAGCTCACGCAGGAAGGCATCCGCATGGTCGGCACAAGCGTGACGATCAACGACATCCACTCCCTCGGCCCGAAGACGGCTCAGGGCGTCCAGTTCGCCGCGCCCTTCTACTGGGACATGACGGACGAGACGCGCGCGTTCTCCGAACGCTTCGCCGAGGTCGAGGGCAAGATGCCCAACCACATCCATGCCGGCGTCTACGGCGTCGTGAAGCACTACCTCGAAGCGGTGGAGAAGGCCGGAACGACCGACGGCCTCAAGGTCGTCGAGGCCATGAAGTCGATGCCGATCAACGACTTCTTCACCCACGACGGCTCGATCCGCCCGGACGGCCGCGTCCTGCGCGAATTCTACCTGATGAGCGTGAAGACGCCGGAGCAGTCGACCGGCGACTGGGACCTCGTGAACGTCCTGTCGACCATTGCGCCGGAGAACGCGGCTCTCCCGCTCTCGGAGAGCAAATGTCCCCTCGTCGCCAACAAGAGCTGA